The following nucleotide sequence is from Vidua chalybeata isolate OUT-0048 chromosome 18, bVidCha1 merged haplotype, whole genome shotgun sequence.
CTCCTTCCCTTTGCTGCCCAGTTGGGAGCGGTCACGTCACGCTCAGAAACCTGACACGGTCTCAGACTCTCCCAGTGTCAGTCTGTCTGTCGATCCCCAATCCCAGGTGGTTTTGGGGAAGCAGCAGGCACGGGCACAGCCGGGACAGGTCCCTCCTGTTGTGCCCTTGCGCGGTATCCCTGGCACATGGCTTTGCTCAGACTAGTGGGTTGAATCCAGGTCGCTGTATGAACCTCATTAGATGACCTTTTAATTCGGAGGCTCCGGTGCCTTCATTGTTATTCCTTAACACGCTGCACCGGGAAACAAATGAAGAATCTTTAAACCCTGAATTGCAGATCTCTGCGAGTAAGTTCCTGGCAAGTGCAGGCTATAAATAATGCAGAATAACTTTCCCCTGATTGCTTCCCCCTCCTCCAGTTAATTACAGGGGGGTGGGCTGCCATCCCCCCCTCAGAGGGGTTTCAGCCTCAGGCATCAGGCACCATTTTCAACccaaagtgaatttttttacACTTGGGGCAATAAATATTAGACATGTTACCCCTTAACATTGATCGGTAACACAGCTTGGACGCATCCTGGTATCCACTTGTGGGATTTTCCTGGCTTCAGTGAGTGATGGGGTAGAGGAAGGGACTCGGTGAGGGGTCTCTGTATGATTttgggggggctgtggggttgGCACGGCCGCGGTGCCCCCGGTACATCCCTGGTGCCCGTCTCTCGCAGGGGCCTGCAGGAAGCTCAGGTCACCTTGGCCGCTCGGctgggggaggcagaggagaagaTCAAAGTGCTCCACGCAGGTAGTGGGGCCGGGAGAGGGGCTGCTGACCATGGAGGGGCCGAGCCCCCACCCCACAGctcaccctcctcttcctcttgccAGCGCTGAAGGCCACCCAGACGGAGCTGCTAGAGCTGCGCTGTAAATACGACGAGGAAGCGGCGTCCAAGTaagctcccagcagggctgggttgTGCTCAAAGCTCAGCCAAGACACttctggcagcactgggacatCTCCGTGGTGCTACTTGAGGAGCTGAGATACTTCAGAAACATCCTGAGTCGTGGTGTCActgaaactgcaggaaaaacagaaattctcCAACAACATTTTTTAAGTGTTGGAGAACCCAGGCATTGCTTTATTCTGTCCGGGATGTGCAACAGAAATTGTTTCATCCACGCATGCCCGGGTTGTGCAGTGAAAATCATTTGATCACAGCTGGTTTTGTACCAGACCTTTCATGTATTTGTacataaaaaccccacagaaattCACGTTCATTGGTCTCAAAGACACAATTCTTAGTATTCCATCCCCTATTAGTTATTTATCCCTTCACCTTCGATGCTAATTGGGTCCTCATCTTTTCCCAGACCAGGTGTCTCCGACCCAAGGGGGGTGCGGGGGGAAATGTTTGTTAATGTTCACTTATCTCCTGTTTATCTCCTGGCTACTCCCAATTCTTCCCCAGTGAACCGGAGTCTTTTGAAGAGAAACTTCAATTCCCCTCCCCCTGGGCAAAGGCGAGCAAGCCCCTGACtaaagttacaaaaaaaattttgaaagttGTATAATTTCCAACAGCGAGGTCCTTATCCCTCAGCCTTAACCCGTGTTCtgggctgtgtctgtgcctcCACACCCGCTGACACCTCTTGTTTTCTGTCACAGGGCAGATGAAGTCGCCATGATCATGACCAACCTTGAAAAAGCCAACCAGGTGAGCCAGGAGCTGActttgcaggagctggtggagttggccctgcagagcccagggtgCTGCACACACCCTGAACATCTGTGTGGCCTGGATGTCTGTCCCCAAAACTGATAAGGGGTTGACAGgcaccaggattggaaatccCCACAAAGGAGAGCTCAGGTTTCCTCCCTCTGGTGGGACCCCCTGCCCCATGTGTGGGGTTAAGGGTGTGTTTGGGTTTCTGCCAGGCTCAAtttggctgctggagctggcactTGTCACGTCCAGCCTCTCACGGGTGTTTTAGGGCACAACCCACACTGTTCCTGTGTTAGATTCCATTGTAATCTCTCTTGGTCCTGTCCATTCCTCttaactggttttattttattctgaaaatgtaGGTACAAATAAATGCATGTGGATAATGAAAGAGGTCTAAAGAAcaatttatgtaaataaaacCATCCTTTTgggtgttaaaaaaaattgtgtccTGGAGATGGtctgcagccagtgctgaagGATGGGGATCAGGAACTGTGTTAGGACATGGGGACCTTAAATACATGGGGGGAGCTTAAATATCTGGGCTGGGCTTATGATGCTGGGGGTGGGAGTGGGGTGCTCAGGAGAGGCACAGATCGGGGCAGATCCTGGACCCTGTGTGGGGTGGGATGAGCTGCAGTGCCTGGTGTGATTCCTGTTCTGTTCTCTTGCAGCGGGCGGAGGCGGCGCAGAGGGAAGTGGAGAGTTTGCGGGAGCAGCTGGCGGCCGTCAACAGCTCCCTGAGCCTGGCCTGCTGCTCCCCGACGGGCACCACGGGGGTGAGAGCATCCCCGGGGTCAGGAGCACCCCTGGGGGCCAGGAACAGCCCTGGGGCCAGGATCAGCCCCGGGGCCAGGAAcagccctggggccaggagCATCCTTTGGGGCCAGCGGCGtcccactgcagctggcagcatCTGTCACAGCCAGGAGCATCCCATAGCACTTGAGAGCACCCCGCTGATGCAGGAGCACCTTTTTGTGTTTGGGAGCACCCACCATGTTGGGGAGCAAGCCCAAAATGCCTGAGGAGTGTTTTCACCCAGAGGTGGTGGCACTGGCTGTGCCCTTCTTCCCACGGAGAAAGGGACATGCACCTCCACAGCACTGAAGTGCACCTGGGAGACCTTTAGGGGCAAAAGGAAGGTCTGtccctccccagagccctgtcACCAGGGTCCCCAGTGCaccaggctgagccctgggctCACCTGCTTCCTATGGGGTCTTGTTCAATGGGGAGGGTGGCCCTTGTCCCCACCTTGGGTGGCCGGGAGCTGACAGtgtcccctctcccagcaggacaAAGTGAACTATTCCATGTGCTCAGGGTCgaggctggaggcagctctggctgccaaGGACCGGGAGATCCTGCGGCTCCTGAAGGACGtccagcacctgcagagctCGCTGCAGGAGCTCGAGGAGTCCTCTGCCACCCAGATCGCCGagctggaggggcagctggCCGCCAAGAACGAGGCCATCGAGGTGCGCCCGCGGGAGCTTGGGGCgtgctgggggtgggggacGTGGGTCTGGCCGAGCTGTGTGGCCACCAGGAGCCGGCTGCAAGGAGTCCCCTCCTCTGCTCTAcagaagctggaggagaagctgcaggcacaggctgACTACGAGGAGATCAAAACAGAGCTGAGGTATGGCTTGACCAGCACCCACGGCTGCCTTGCCGGTGTCCTGGCACGCACAGCACGCTCCCACAGCCGTGACATGGCCACGGCCACCTTGCCTCCCTCTCAGCACCCCCTTGTCTCCCTCCCAGCATCCTGAAGGCGATGAAGGTGGCCTCTGCCGGCTGCAGCCTGCCCCAGGCAAGTGCCGCGGCGCGTCCCGAGGCGCTGGccgggctgtgccagccctgccgaCGGTGCCTCCGCCGCCTGTCCCCATCTCGGCTTGGCTCCTTGCAGAGCATCTCGAAGGCAGAGgaggccctgctgctggggaaggaggctTTCTACCCCTCCCAGAAGTACCTGCTGGAGAAGCCCAGCCTGCTGACCAGCACTGGTAGGGACCCTAGATTCTGTGCCATCCTGATGGGAATATCTGTGGGAATGTGGGTGGCAGGGACAGATCCTGCCCTGACTGTGGTGGGGTGGGATGTCacctggggaaactgaggcaggagatgtttggctgcagggctgtggccaGGGGGACTCTAGTGtgtctccctctctctccttcaTCTCTAGAGGAGGATCACTCCGAAGACGAGTCAGGGAAGGATCCACTGGGCATGGAGCAGCCGTACCCATCCCCTCACCACGCCCCGGCCGATGACCCCGCATCCCCCACTCCCCTCCCAACGCTGCCTGGCCCTGGCATGGCCCCCGATGGTCCCCGGACTTTCTCGCTGTCCCCCTTCCCGGGGGGCGAGCGTCTTTCAGGGGACCCCAAGGCTCCCCACCTCCCGCTGCCCAGCTACAAGAGCgagagcagcagtggggcaccgcccttcccctcctccttcttcGGGGCCAAAAGCAGCACCGTGCACCCCGTCCCCGTGCCGgctgccagtgccaccagcccgCCCGGCGAGCCCTCCGAGGGCAGCGCCGGCAGCTCCAccgaggaggagcagctggacacGGCCGAAATCGCCTTCCAGgtgaaggagcagctgctgaagcacAACATCGGGCAGAGGGTCTTTGGGCACTACGTGCTGGGGCTGTCGCAGGGCTCCGTCAGCGAGATCCTGGCACGGCCCAAGCCCTGGCACAAGCTGACGGTGAAGGGCAAGGAGCCGTTCATCAAGATGAAGCAGTTCCTCTCCGACGAGCAGAACGTGCTGGCCCTGAGGACTATCCAGGTGCGCCAGAGAGGTGAGTGGTTGGGGTGGCCCCTGCCAACGGGTCCTGTCCCAGCGCACCCCAGCTCACCCTGGCTGCACCCTGGGGTGCCCCACGCCGTGGCAGGGGGCTCACCAGACTGTGATGTGCTGGGATGCTGGTCCCAGCAGTGGCACCCCGGGattttccctgctgggatggagctggctGCCGGGTGGGATGAGCCCTGGCAAACGGCAGCAATTAACAACAACCCATGGCTGTGGAAGCTGCATCCCCGGACGTGCTTTACTCATTTATTCTGACAAGTGCCATTTAATTATTCATTAGGCTGTTCCATGCCGTATGAATCAATGTGCTCGggaatatttcattaaaataatgaagtttTAGTGCTGCGGAACCTTGGCACAACATTGGCACTGCCATGGAATGGTGACTCCCTTCTCTGGGGACAGTGGCTGCTGGTCACTCCAGTCCCCGTGGTGGCACCAGGACTGGACAATGCATGCCCACGGTCCATGCACCTGCTGGTTTCATTCTGGAGGGCTCTGATTTATCCCCTGGATCTGATCCATCATTAACACTTGTCCTGCACAGCTAGGaaggcacagggatggggacggggGCATGGTCTCTGTGCCCATGTCTCTGCTCCTGGTGGGGAGAGGGTGCCCTTGGCTGGGATGAGCAAGGTGGTGGGAGATGCCAtgccagaggcaggagctgacaGCCAGGGCTACCAaggctccctgtgctccagTAGCGACTAATTGGGAGTGACATTTGTCTTCAAACCAGCATCCCTAAAAATAACCAAACATGAGGAGCAGTAAATACTTCCTGACATACAAGTGGAGCTTGTAAAACCAGCGCCGGTGACAAAGCTGTTATCCTGCCTCTTTGATCAGGTAGCATCACGCCACGGATCAGGACACCGGAGACCGGCTCCGACGACGCCATCAAAAGCATCCTGGAGCAGGCAAAAAAGGAGATTGAGTCGCAGAAGGGAGGTAGGTGCTGCCATGGGGGTGGCTCCAGGGGTGGCCaagtccctgctctgtcctgtggcagcagcacccaaAGGGGTGCCAGTGGCTGGGTGCTCTGTGGCTGTGGGTTCCATCCCAAAAATTAgcttttttgggggtgtttttcCCATTGACATCCATGGAGAATTTTAGGGCATGTTGGAAGGAAATGCCATGTGGGATGGAAGagtccctgtgcagcagagTTCAGATCTGGGTTTTCAGAAACTTTGGATGCACTCTTTTcctcccccctgccccaaaGCAGATGATTAAATGAGTATTCAGGATCCATCTGGCACAAGGAATCATTAAAGCAGCTGCTCTCACAGTCAATTACAAGaaatgaaatacattaaaacagGTAGTCTGCTGAGAAAGCAGAATCCCAGAGAATTAAATTAGACGGGAATGGTGGAAAAACaggcagggaaaacaaacatgtTTATCTATCACATTGCTGGTAATGGGATTTATTTTGCAATCATCAAAAAAGAAGTTGGCTTTGAGTTGGGCTGTTGAAGCTGTTGCTTTGTGGATGCTGCTGGTCCAAACCGGATCAGGATAAACCACTTTTCTCCCACACTTTGAGTTGTGGCCACACAGTAAACGGCGCGTGCTGCTCCTCGGGGCTGCCCTCGCCCCTTTTCTCTGCAGGGGAGCCCAAAACGCCGTCGGCGTCGCAGGCAGTGGCCAACGGGGCGGGCGGCAGCAGCTCGGAGGACGCCATCAAGAGCATCCTGGAGCAGGCGCGGCGGGAGATGCAGGCGCAGCAGCAGGCGCTGCTGGACATGGAGTCGGGGGCCAGCGGGCGCGGGGGGGACGCGGCGCCCGCCGAGCGCTCCACGCTGGCCACCGTCAGCCAGAACGTCGCCCCCGCCTACGTCAAGCAGGAGGAGGGCAGCGGGGCCAGCCCCGGCCCGCCGCAGACGCCCCTGGCCGTGCTCTCCCCCGCCGCCTTCGTCCAGAGCATCATCCGGAAGGTGAAGTCGGAGATCGGCGACGCCGGCTCCTACTTCGACCAGCACTGGGCGTCGGAGCGGAGCCTGCTCAGCCGGCCCTACACCTCCGTGTCACCTTcgctgtcctcctcctcctcgaGCTACTCCAGCATGGCCAACGGCCGGGGCTGGCCGCGGGGCGAGCCCGGTGAGGGAGGCACCAACGAGGACGAGCTGCAGCCGGCGGACGAGGAGCCCCACCGGCTGTCGGAGATGAAGGCGGAGGGAGCCGGCGCGGAGCCGGCGGCTGGTGGGCGTCTGTCCTACTACCCCACGTACGTGCCGCGGACCCTGAAGCCAACGGTGCCACCGCTGACGCCAGAGCAGTATGAGATGTACATGTACAGGGAGGTGGACACGCTGGAGCTGACCCGGCAGGTCAAGGAGAAGTTGGCCAAGAACGGCATCTGCCAGAGGATCTTCGGAGAGAAGGTACCAGCCTGGAGAGAGGGGGTCTGGTGTCCTCTCTGCTCCATGACCCAGAGCCTGGGGCTCATTGATGGCCTTCACCAGCTCCTTCCGGAGTCTTCCTTTCCCCTTGGAGGACTCCCAGTCCTCGGATCTGACCCAAACCCGGTCTCCCAGTGGCCACCACTAATTGGTTGGTGGCACTTCCCACCAAGAATGCCCAGTCCCCTAAACAGAGCCCTTTGGGGACCAGCCTCCCACTCCCTGGGTATCCCAGGGGCACCCACCATCAGCACCCATTGGCAGGGGGCAGAGGGTCCAGACATGCTGTGGGGCAGCGGGTGGCAGTGGGTGGCAtcctgctccccctcccctgACACAGGGGTGGAGGGCAGGCAGCTTCCCAGCACTGGGGGGGTGCACCTCACCTTCTGTGGGTGACACCTGCGTGGTGCCCAGGTGCTGGGACTGTCCCAGGGCAGCGTCAGTGACATGCTGTCGCGGCCCAAACCGTGGAGCAAGCTGACGCAGAAGGGTCGGGAGCCCTTCATCCGCATGCAGCTCTGGCTGTCAGaccagctgggccaggggatCAGCCAGCAGCCCACACCCTCGCAGGGTAAGTGACATCACTGTCCCTGTGGTCCCCATGTGCCATCAGTGTCCCCACCACTTCTGTGTCCATCCCCTGCATCCCAGTGAGTTTgtcctgctcccaccccagcactgggaagagctgtccctgccaaCTCCAGTACTAACACCCGGATCCTGGGAAACCCCCTTCAT
It contains:
- the CUX2 gene encoding homeobox protein cut-like 2 isoform X7, with protein sequence MAADVGSMCRYRTRFDARRLQVIALSKRSKEAETAFLSVYKQLLEAPDAAPVLEAARSLEDRLQQLQRLEPEPPPLKELSRPWKKHPELGSTKERREGKSPAAEPPLPGLDGKAPSTETSLQRNEADKQKGLQEAQVTLAARLGEAEEKIKVLHAALKATQTELLELRCKYDEEAASKADEVAMIMTNLEKANQRAEAAQREVESLREQLAAVNSSLSLACCSPTGTTGDKVNYSMCSGSRLEAALAAKDREILRLLKDVQHLQSSLQELEESSATQIAELEGQLAAKNEAIEKLEEKLQAQADYEEIKTELSILKAMKVASAGCSLPQSISKAEEALLLGKEAFYPSQKYLLEKPSLLTSTEEDHSEDESGKDPLGMEQPYPSPHHAPADDPASPTPLPTLPGPGMAPDGPRTFSLSPFPGGERLSGDPKAPHLPLPSYKSESSSGAPPFPSSFFGAKSSTVHPVPVPAASATSPPGEPSEGSAGSSTEEEQLDTAEIAFQVKEQLLKHNIGQRVFGHYVLGLSQGSVSEILARPKPWHKLTVKGKEPFIKMKQFLSDEQNVLALRTIQVRQRGSITPRIRTPETGSDDAIKSILEQAKKEIESQKGGEPKTPSASQAVANGAGGSSSEDAIKSILEQARREMQAQQQALLDMESGASGRGGDAAPAERSTLATVSQNVAPAYVKQEEGSGASPGPPQTPLAVLSPAAFVQSIIRKVKSEIGDAGSYFDQHWASERSLLSRPYTSVSPSLSSSSSSYSSMANGRGWPRGEPGEGGTNEDELQPADEEPHRLSEMKAEGAGAEPAAGGRLSYYPTYVPRTLKPTVPPLTPEQYEMYMYREVDTLELTRQVKEKLAKNGICQRIFGEKVLGLSQGSVSDMLSRPKPWSKLTQKGREPFIRMQLWLSDQLGQGISQQPTPSQASPAEPQPSPSPPPSPTEHEKGCQEPLTLALESSKENQQPESRSTPALGGKAYPNSQGPVGIQEIVAMSPELDTYSITKKVKEVLTDNNLGQRLFGESILGLTQGSVSDLLSRPKPWHKLSLKGREPFVRMQLWLNDPHNVEKLRDMKKLEKKAYLKRRYGLMSAGSDSESPSARSECASPGAPPQDLSLLQIKKPRVVLAPEEKEALKKAYQLEPYPSQQTIELLSFQLNLKTNTVINWFHNYRSRMRREMLVEGAQDNDTDPEQSGGTAIPGRRAPPSPDSDTEDHKPVFVGGEPPCAAVPVKVKEEQGDPGGWSRRRDSRSPAGAAEGTGPPQEERGAAPHAAAPSAGSLPRRGGRASATAGGPLPPPPPHPDSSQSSAGSSRCSLVVSPTSPSAASSPGLTGSASPGPSSAGPVSPALPPAPGPRLSTSVQRRHEKMANLNNIIHRLERAANREEALEWEF
- the CUX2 gene encoding homeobox protein cut-like 2 isoform X4 produces the protein MHLDIRKGIHLLSPCSNTAAIPTCLFDDAAPVLEAARSLEDRLQQLQRLEPEPPPLKELSRPWKKHPELGSTKERREGKSPAAEPPLPGLDGKAPSTETSLQRNEADKQKGLQEAQVTLAARLGEAEEKIKVLHAALKATQTELLELRCKYDEEAASKADEVAMIMTNLEKANQRAEAAQREVESLREQLAAVNSSLSLACCSPTGTTGQDKVNYSMCSGSRLEAALAAKDREILRLLKDVQHLQSSLQELEESSATQIAELEGQLAAKNEAIEKLEEKLQAQADYEEIKTELSILKAMKVASAGCSLPQASAAARPEALAGLCQPCRRCLRRLSPSRLGSLQSISKAEEALLLGKEAFYPSQKYLLEKPSLLTSTEEDHSEDESGKDPLGMEQPYPSPHHAPADDPASPTPLPTLPGPGMAPDGPRTFSLSPFPGGERLSGDPKAPHLPLPSYKSESSSGAPPFPSSFFGAKSSTVHPVPVPAASATSPPGEPSEGSAGSSTEEEQLDTAEIAFQVKEQLLKHNIGQRVFGHYVLGLSQGSVSEILARPKPWHKLTVKGKEPFIKMKQFLSDEQNVLALRTIQVRQRGSITPRIRTPETGSDDAIKSILEQAKKEIESQKGGEPKTPSASQAVANGAGGSSSEDAIKSILEQARREMQAQQQALLDMESGASGRGGDAAPAERSTLATVSQNVAPAYVKQEEGSGASPGPPQTPLAVLSPAAFVQSIIRKVKSEIGDAGSYFDQHWASERSLLSRPYTSVSPSLSSSSSSYSSMANGRGWPRGEPGEGGTNEDELQPADEEPHRLSEMKAEGAGAEPAAGGRLSYYPTYVPRTLKPTVPPLTPEQYEMYMYREVDTLELTRQVKEKLAKNGICQRIFGEKVLGLSQGSVSDMLSRPKPWSKLTQKGREPFIRMQLWLSDQLGQGISQQPTPSQASPAEPQPSPSPPPSPTEHEKGCQEPLTLALESSKENQQPESRSTPALGGKAYPNSQGPVGIQEIVAMSPELDTYSITKKVKEVLTDNNLGQRLFGESILGLTQGSVSDLLSRPKPWHKLSLKGREPFVRMQLWLNDPHNVEKLRDMKKLEKKAYLKRRYGLMSAGSDSESPSARSECASPGAPPQDLSLLQIKKPRVVLAPEEKEALKKAYQLEPYPSQQTIELLSFQLNLKTNTVINWFHNYRSRMRREMLVEGAQDNDTDPEQSGGTAIPGRRAPPSPDSDTEDHKPVFVGGEPPCAAVPVKVKEEQGDPGGWSRRRDSRSPAGAAEGTGPPQEERGAAPHAAAPSAGSLPRRGGRASATAGGPLPPPPPHPDSSQSSAGSSRCSLVVSPTSPSAASSPGLTGSASPGPSSAGPVSPALPPAPGPRLSTSVQRRHEKMANLNNIIHRLERAANREEALEWEF
- the CUX2 gene encoding homeobox protein cut-like 2 isoform X6 codes for the protein MAADVGSMCRYRTRFDARRLQVIALSKRSKEAETAFLSVYKQLLEAPDAAPVLEAARSLEDRLQQLQRLEPEPPPLKELSRPWKKHPELGSTKERREGKSPAAEPPLPGLDGKAPSTETSLQRNEADKQKGLQEAQVTLAARLGEAEEKIKVLHAALKATQTELLELRCKYDEEAASKADEVAMIMTNLEKANQRAEAAQREVESLREQLAAVNSSLSLACCSPTGTTGQDKVNYSMCSGSRLEAALAAKDREILRLLKDVQHLQSSLQELEESSATQIAELEGQLAAKNEAIEKLEEKLQAQADYEEIKTELSILKAMKVASAGCSLPQSISKAEEALLLGKEAFYPSQKYLLEKPSLLTSTEEDHSEDESGKDPLGMEQPYPSPHHAPADDPASPTPLPTLPGPGMAPDGPRTFSLSPFPGGERLSGDPKAPHLPLPSYKSESSSGAPPFPSSFFGAKSSTVHPVPVPAASATSPPGEPSEGSAGSSTEEEQLDTAEIAFQVKEQLLKHNIGQRVFGHYVLGLSQGSVSEILARPKPWHKLTVKGKEPFIKMKQFLSDEQNVLALRTIQVRQRGSITPRIRTPETGSDDAIKSILEQAKKEIESQKGGEPKTPSASQAVANGAGGSSSEDAIKSILEQARREMQAQQQALLDMESGASGRGGDAAPAERSTLATVSQNVAPAYVKQEEGSGASPGPPQTPLAVLSPAAFVQSIIRKVKSEIGDAGSYFDQHWASERSLLSRPYTSVSPSLSSSSSSYSSMANGRGWPRGEPGEGGTNEDELQPADEEPHRLSEMKAEGAGAEPAAGGRLSYYPTYVPRTLKPTVPPLTPEQYEMYMYREVDTLELTRQVKEKLAKNGICQRIFGEKVLGLSQGSVSDMLSRPKPWSKLTQKGREPFIRMQLWLSDQLGQGISQQPTPSQASPAEPQPSPSPPPSPTEHEKGCQEPLTLALESSKENQQPESRSTPALGGKAYPNSQGPVGIQEIVAMSPELDTYSITKKVKEVLTDNNLGQRLFGESILGLTQGSVSDLLSRPKPWHKLSLKGREPFVRMQLWLNDPHNVEKLRDMKKLEKKAYLKRRYGLMSAGSDSESPSARSECASPGAPPQDLSLLQIKKPRVVLAPEEKEALKKAYQLEPYPSQQTIELLSFQLNLKTNTVINWFHNYRSRMRREMLVEGAQDNDTDPEQSGGTAIPGRRAPPSPDSDTEDHKPVFVGGEPPCAAVPVKVKEEQGDPGGWSRRRDSRSPAGAAEGTGPPQEERGAAPHAAAPSAGSLPRRGGRASATAGGPLPPPPPHPDSSQSSAGSSRCSLVVSPTSPSAASSPGLTGSASPGPSSAGPVSPALPPAPGPRLSTSVQRRHEKMANLNNIIHRLERAANREEALEWEF
- the CUX2 gene encoding homeobox protein cut-like 2 isoform X2, encoding MAADVGSMCRYRTRFDARRLQVIALSKRSKEAETAFLSVYKQLLEAPDAAPVLEAARSLEDRLQQLQRLEPEPPPLKELSRPWKKHPELGSTKERREGKSPAAEPPLPGLDGKAPSTETSLQRNEADKQKGLQEAQVTLAARLGEAEEKIKVLHAALKATQTELLELRCKYDEEAASKADEVAMIMTNLEKANQRAEAAQREVESLREQLAAVNSSLSLACCSPTGTTGQDKVNYSMCSGSRLEAALAAKDREILRLLKDVQHLQSSLQELEESSATQIAELEGQLAAKNEAIEKLEEKLQAQADYEEIKTELSILKAMKVASAGCSLPQASAAARPEALAGLCQPCRRCLRRLSPSRLGSLQSISKAEEALLLGKEAFYPSQKYLLEKPSLLTSTEEDHSEDESGKDPLGMEQPYPSPHHAPADDPASPTPLPTLPGPGMAPDGPRTFSLSPFPGGERLSGDPKAPHLPLPSYKSESSSGAPPFPSSFFGAKSSTVHPVPVPAASATSPPGEPSEGSAGSSTEEEQLDTAEIAFQVKEQLLKHNIGQRVFGHYVLGLSQGSVSEILARPKPWHKLTVKGKEPFIKMKQFLSDEQNVLALRTIQVRQRGSITPRIRTPETGSDDAIKSILEQAKKEIESQKGGEPKTPSASQAVANGAGGSSSEDAIKSILEQARREMQAQQQALLDMESGASGRGGDAAPAERSTLATVSQNVAPAYVKQEEGSGASPGPPQTPLAVLSPAAFVQSIIRKVKSEIGDAGSYFDQHWASERSLLSRPYTSVSPSLSSSSSSYSSMANGRGWPRGEPGEGGTNEDELQPADEEPHRLSEMKAEGAGAEPAAGGRLSYYPTYVPRTLKPTVPPLTPEQYEMYMYREVDTLELTRQVKEKLAKNGICQRIFGEKVLGLSQGSVSDMLSRPKPWSKLTQKGREPFIRMQLWLSDQLGQGISQQPTPSQASPAEPQPSPSPPPSPTEHEKGCQEPLTLALESSKENQQPESRSTPALGGKAYPNSQGPVGIQEIVAMSPELDTYSITKKVKEVLTDNNLGQRLFGESILGLTQGSVSDLLSRPKPWHKLSLKGREPFVRMQLWLNDPHNVEKLRDMKKLEKKAYLKRRYGLMSAGSDSESPSARSECASPGAPPQDLSLLQIKKPRVVLAPEEKEALKKAYQLEPYPSQQTIELLSFQLNLKTNTVINWFHNYRSRMRREMLVEGAQDNDTDPEQSGGTAIPGRRAPPSPDSDTEDHKPVFVGGEPPCAAVPVKVKEEQGDPGGWSRRRDSRSPAGAAEGTGPPQEERGAAPHAAAPSAGSLPRRGGRASATAGGPLPPPPPHPDSSQSSAGSSRCSLVVSPTSPSAASSPGLTGSASPGPSSAGPVSPALPPAPGPRLSTSVQRRHEKMANLNNIIHRLERAANREEALEWEF
- the CUX2 gene encoding homeobox protein cut-like 2 isoform X3: MAADVGSMCRYRTRFDARRLQVIALSKRSKEAETAFLSVYKQLLEAPDAAPVLEAARSLEDRLQQLQRLEPEPPPLKELSRPWKKHPELGSTKERREGKSPAAEPPLPGLDGKAPSTETSLQRNEADKQKGLQEAQVTLAARLGEAEEKIKVLHAALKATQTELLELRCKYDEEAASKADEVAMIMTNLEKANQRAEAAQREVESLREQLAAVNSSLSLACCSPTGTTGDKVNYSMCSGSRLEAALAAKDREILRLLKDVQHLQSSLQELEESSATQIAELEGQLAAKNEAIEKLEEKLQAQADYEEIKTELSILKAMKVASAGCSLPQASAAARPEALAGLCQPCRRCLRRLSPSRLGSLQSISKAEEALLLGKEAFYPSQKYLLEKPSLLTSTEEDHSEDESGKDPLGMEQPYPSPHHAPADDPASPTPLPTLPGPGMAPDGPRTFSLSPFPGGERLSGDPKAPHLPLPSYKSESSSGAPPFPSSFFGAKSSTVHPVPVPAASATSPPGEPSEGSAGSSTEEEQLDTAEIAFQVKEQLLKHNIGQRVFGHYVLGLSQGSVSEILARPKPWHKLTVKGKEPFIKMKQFLSDEQNVLALRTIQVRQRGSITPRIRTPETGSDDAIKSILEQAKKEIESQKGGEPKTPSASQAVANGAGGSSSEDAIKSILEQARREMQAQQQALLDMESGASGRGGDAAPAERSTLATVSQNVAPAYVKQEEGSGASPGPPQTPLAVLSPAAFVQSIIRKVKSEIGDAGSYFDQHWASERSLLSRPYTSVSPSLSSSSSSYSSMANGRGWPRGEPGEGGTNEDELQPADEEPHRLSEMKAEGAGAEPAAGGRLSYYPTYVPRTLKPTVPPLTPEQYEMYMYREVDTLELTRQVKEKLAKNGICQRIFGEKVLGLSQGSVSDMLSRPKPWSKLTQKGREPFIRMQLWLSDQLGQGISQQPTPSQASPAEPQPSPSPPPSPTEHEKGCQEPLTLALESSKENQQPESRSTPALGGKAYPNSQGPVGIQEIVAMSPELDTYSITKKVKEVLTDNNLGQRLFGESILGLTQGSVSDLLSRPKPWHKLSLKGREPFVRMQLWLNDPHNVEKLRDMKKLEKKAYLKRRYGLMSAGSDSESPSARSECASPGAPPQDLSLLQIKKPRVVLAPEEKEALKKAYQLEPYPSQQTIELLSFQLNLKTNTVINWFHNYRSRMRREMLVEGAQDNDTDPEQSGGTAIPGRRAPPSPDSDTEDHKPVFVGGEPPCAAVPVKVKEEQGDPGGWSRRRDSRSPAGAAEGTGPPQEERGAAPHAAAPSAGSLPRRGGRASATAGGPLPPPPPHPDSSQSSAGSSRCSLVVSPTSPSAASSPGLTGSASPGPSSAGPVSPALPPAPGPRLSTSVQRRHEKMANLNNIIHRLERAANREEALEWEF